In Chloracidobacterium sp., the following proteins share a genomic window:
- a CDS encoding Mrp/NBP35 family ATP-binding protein — protein MQLSEETVLNSLSQIIDPDLRKDIVKLGFVRDLKIDGGEVSFRIVLTTPACPVKEEMESQARELVSAIEGVTGVNVTMDAEVPQGRGVANNVAIPGVKNIIAVSSGKGGVGKSTVAVNLAVALAANGAKVGLMDADVYGPNVPMMLGAAGVEPQVFNGQLVPAEAHGIKMISMALLVPQDKPMILRGPMLHGVVRQFLSDVNWGQLDYLIVDMPPGTGDVQLSLAQLVPVQGAVLVTTPQEVSLSDVRRAVKMFEQVNVPVLGVIENMSYFIAPDTGNKYEIFGKGGGQKLSDEYGLHFLGEVPLGMEVREGGDKGTPVVAAFPDSPQAAAFRGVAEEVARQVSIEAMKPELVILSKSQ, from the coding sequence ATGCAATTATCCGAAGAAACAGTCCTAAATTCCCTCTCCCAGATCATCGATCCCGACCTGCGAAAGGACATCGTAAAGCTCGGCTTTGTCCGCGATCTTAAGATCGACGGCGGTGAAGTGTCTTTTCGTATCGTCCTGACAACGCCCGCGTGCCCCGTTAAGGAAGAGATGGAATCGCAGGCACGCGAGCTCGTTTCGGCCATCGAAGGCGTCACCGGTGTCAACGTGACGATGGATGCCGAAGTGCCGCAGGGACGCGGCGTTGCCAATAATGTGGCGATCCCCGGCGTTAAGAACATCATTGCCGTTTCATCCGGCAAAGGCGGCGTTGGCAAATCGACGGTCGCAGTAAATCTTGCGGTCGCGCTCGCAGCCAACGGTGCAAAGGTGGGACTGATGGATGCGGACGTGTATGGCCCAAACGTCCCGATGATGCTCGGCGCAGCCGGCGTCGAGCCGCAGGTATTCAACGGCCAGCTTGTGCCCGCCGAGGCACACGGCATCAAGATGATCTCGATGGCCCTGCTCGTGCCGCAGGATAAGCCGATGATCCTTCGCGGACCGATGCTGCACGGCGTCGTCCGGCAGTTTTTGTCCGACGTAAATTGGGGCCAACTCGATTACCTGATCGTTGACATGCCGCCGGGTACGGGTGATGTGCAATTGTCACTCGCTCAGCTCGTGCCTGTTCAGGGAGCTGTGCTCGTGACGACGCCGCAGGAAGTTTCGCTATCGGACGTTCGCCGCGCCGTGAAGATGTTCGAGCAGGTCAACGTCCCGGTGCTCGGCGTGATCGAGAATATGTCGTACTTTATCGCCCCGGACACCGGCAACAAATACGAGATATTCGGCAAAGGCGGCGGCCAGAAGCTCTCGGACGAATACGGCCTCCACTTTCTCGGTGAGGTCCCGCTAGGTATGGAAGTCCGCGAAGGCGGCGACAAAGGAACGCCGGTCGTCGCGGCATTTCCTGATTCGCCGCAGGCCGCGGCTTTCCGTGGGGTCGCTGAGGAAGTTGCCCGTCAGGTGTCGATCGAAGCGATGAAACCAGAGCTTGTAATTCTGTCCAAATCTCAGTAA
- a CDS encoding CDP-alcohol phosphatidyltransferase family protein produces the protein MLEIGASIGRGAMRIIDAMVRGLASLGIPPNVLTIIGVTINLGCGVLFGFGEFFWAGIVLIVANLFDMLDGNVARLTGRVTKYGSFLDSTLDRLSDMAVFLGIIVFYSRSTPQHSELNVFLAGVGMIASVLVSYTTARSEGLGVKANVGFLQRPERVVLFIIGALSTWNWTSTNWFANRMPQVLWVLAIGSLWTLIQRMVYIRGKLRAMDSDD, from the coding sequence ATGCTTGAGATTGGTGCGAGCATAGGACGCGGGGCGATGCGCATTATCGATGCGATGGTGCGGGGCCTCGCCTCGCTCGGGATACCGCCGAACGTGCTTACGATCATCGGCGTGACGATCAATCTCGGCTGCGGGGTATTGTTCGGCTTCGGCGAGTTTTTCTGGGCCGGTATCGTTCTGATCGTTGCGAATCTCTTTGACATGCTCGACGGAAACGTTGCTCGATTGACGGGCCGCGTGACCAAATACGGGTCATTCCTTGATTCAACACTCGATCGCTTGTCGGACATGGCCGTATTCCTGGGGATAATAGTGTTCTATTCGCGGTCGACTCCGCAGCATTCCGAGCTAAACGTATTTCTCGCCGGCGTAGGCATGATAGCGTCGGTCCTGGTGAGCTATACGACGGCCCGAAGCGAGGGGCTGGGCGTGAAGGCAAATGTCGGCTTCCTGCAGCGGCCCGAACGCGTCGTATTGTTTATCATCGGTGCGTTGTCGACCTGGAACTGGACATCGACGAACTGGTTTGCCAATCGCATGCCGCAGGTGTTGTGGGTGCTCGCGATCGGCTCGCTGTGGACCCTGATCCAGCGAATGGTCTATATCCGCGGCAAGCTGAGGGCTATGGACTCGGATGACTGA
- the accC gene encoding acetyl-CoA carboxylase biotin carboxylase subunit encodes MFSKILIANRGEIACRVIRACREMRFGTVAVYSDADCDALHVRMADEAVHIGPPASSESYLRGDKIIAAAKATGAEAIHPGYGFLSENAAFVREVTAAGLTFIGPPPEAMEAMGGKISARKIAIDAGVPVVPGMTEPLNSYEEARETAASMGYPVMLKASAGGGGKGMRFVECEADLKSALATAQAEAMAGFGDDAVYVEKAVVRPRHIEIQIFSDTHGNHVHLGERECSIQRRHQKVVEEAPSPINSAELRAEMGACAVKVAAAVNYVGAGTVEFLVSDVDRSFYFLEMNTRLQVEHPVTELVTGIDLVREQIYVAAGEKLSFTQDDICLTGHAIECRVYAEDPENNFLPSPGRITRLRLPHGPGVRDDGGVYEGSEVSIHYDPMISKFSVHGRDRAEAIDRMRRALAEYEVAGIRTTLPFFRELMDDTEFVDGKLDTGFIPRFNERRKSGDAGEAERDIAIIAAALTYSEPKKTEASSSDNGNSSKWGRVGREMALANRL; translated from the coding sequence ATGTTCTCAAAAATACTCATCGCGAACCGCGGCGAGATAGCATGCCGAGTGATCCGCGCGTGTCGCGAGATGCGGTTCGGAACTGTTGCCGTGTATTCGGACGCCGATTGTGATGCTCTGCACGTACGTATGGCGGACGAGGCGGTGCACATCGGTCCGCCGGCGTCGAGCGAGAGCTATTTGCGAGGCGACAAGATCATCGCGGCTGCGAAAGCAACAGGAGCCGAGGCGATACATCCCGGCTATGGGTTCTTGTCAGAGAATGCGGCGTTCGTGCGTGAGGTGACAGCCGCTGGATTGACATTTATCGGCCCGCCGCCTGAAGCGATGGAGGCGATGGGCGGCAAGATCTCGGCGCGAAAGATAGCGATCGACGCGGGCGTTCCGGTCGTGCCGGGCATGACCGAGCCGTTGAACTCTTATGAAGAGGCGCGCGAGACGGCCGCCTCGATGGGCTATCCGGTCATGCTAAAGGCGTCCGCCGGCGGCGGCGGTAAGGGCATGCGGTTCGTCGAGTGCGAGGCCGATCTCAAGTCCGCTCTGGCAACGGCCCAGGCCGAGGCGATGGCCGGTTTTGGCGACGATGCGGTGTATGTGGAAAAGGCCGTTGTGCGGCCGAGACATATCGAGATACAGATCTTTTCCGACACTCATGGCAATCACGTTCACCTCGGCGAGCGGGAATGTTCCATTCAGAGGCGGCATCAGAAGGTCGTTGAGGAGGCCCCGTCGCCGATCAACTCGGCGGAGCTTCGGGCCGAGATGGGAGCCTGTGCCGTTAAGGTCGCTGCGGCCGTGAACTACGTTGGAGCGGGCACCGTTGAGTTTCTCGTCTCGGACGTTGATCGCTCTTTCTATTTTCTCGAGATGAACACGCGGCTGCAGGTCGAGCATCCGGTGACGGAATTGGTTACGGGCATCGACCTCGTCCGTGAACAGATATATGTTGCGGCCGGCGAGAAATTGTCGTTTACGCAGGACGACATTTGTTTGACCGGCCACGCTATCGAGTGCCGTGTGTACGCCGAGGACCCTGAGAACAACTTCCTGCCGTCGCCCGGACGGATCACGCGTCTCAGGCTGCCGCACGGGCCGGGCGTTCGCGACGACGGCGGCGTTTACGAGGGCTCAGAGGTCTCGATTCATTATGATCCGATGATCTCAAAATTCTCGGTTCACGGCCGCGACCGGGCAGAGGCCATTGATCGAATGAGGCGTGCGCTGGCTGAGTATGAGGTTGCCGGCATCAGGACGACGCTGCCATTCTTTCGAGAGTTGATGGACGACACGGAATTTGTTGACGGCAAACTCGATACAGGTTTTATTCCGCGATTTAATGAGCGGCGAAAGAGCGGTGATGCAGGCGAGGCCGAACGTGACATTGCGATCATTGCGGCGGCCCTTACATATTCTGAGCCAAAAAAGACCGAAGCAAGTTCGTCAGATAATGGAAATTCGAGCAAATGGGGCCGTGTTGGCAGGGAAATGGCATTGGCGAATAGACTATAG
- a CDS encoding folate-binding protein YgfZ, with protein MNDTAENAYYVIRSGGVAVHEQERGLVAVWGDEAVQFLDGLITNDVKKLADGEQMLAAFPNAQGRLLAVVRVLRQGERFLFETEDTTREKLFQNLFRFTFAGEFFVEDLSDRYRYFELFISDLKFEISNVEDLILFEAKTGRGVFVETGSADIFRDGLISSGAVEIGDELYETLRIENGIPRYGVDMDETTIVPELGIDNLISYNKGCYIGQEIIARIHFRGHVAKRLTGLNLSGDIEPGTELLTVDGKNAGRITSVTFSPKLDSVIALGFARYDQLAAGTELFGGEAAAVVADLPFVK; from the coding sequence ATGAACGATACTGCCGAAAATGCTTATTACGTCATTCGCTCAGGCGGCGTCGCGGTGCACGAGCAGGAACGTGGGCTGGTCGCGGTTTGGGGTGATGAGGCTGTTCAATTTCTCGACGGCCTGATAACGAATGATGTCAAAAAACTCGCTGACGGCGAGCAGATGCTGGCGGCGTTCCCGAATGCACAAGGACGCTTGCTGGCGGTCGTACGTGTGCTGCGACAGGGCGAAAGGTTCCTCTTTGAGACCGAAGATACGACGCGAGAGAAGCTATTCCAGAATCTTTTTCGGTTTACGTTCGCCGGCGAATTTTTTGTTGAAGACCTGTCAGATCGGTATCGGTATTTTGAGCTGTTTATTTCAGATCTGAAATTTGAAATTTCAAATGTCGAGGATCTTATACTGTTCGAGGCAAAGACTGGCCGCGGCGTTTTTGTCGAGACCGGATCGGCCGACATTTTTCGTGATGGATTGATTAGTAGCGGCGCTGTCGAGATCGGTGATGAGCTCTACGAGACTTTGCGGATCGAGAACGGCATTCCGAGATATGGCGTGGACATGGACGAAACGACGATCGTTCCGGAACTCGGAATCGACAACCTCATCTCATACAACAAGGGATGTTATATCGGGCAGGAGATAATTGCGCGGATCCACTTTCGCGGGCACGTCGCCAAACGCCTGACCGGCCTGAACCTATCGGGTGATATCGAGCCCGGGACTGAATTGCTGACCGTCGACGGTAAGAATGCGGGGCGGATCACGTCAGTCACGTTCTCGCCGAAACTCGACAGCGTGATCGCCCTTGGATTCGCGAGATATGATCAATTGGCGGCCGGGACCGAGTTGTTTGGTGGTGAGGCAGCCGCCGTCGTCGCCGATCTTCCTTTTGTCAAATAA
- a CDS encoding C40 family peptidase: protein MTSSQPINQPTAQPVERVRPTVSSRPVLTNEVRVVRSADPAWEPVVEKTASTAATSVAAMVAAGKTMYGMQTSVRLDNAIKARYGIPYLYGATGPNRYDCSGFVWAAFKDAGIDFTRTSARSMWAQSEPVDGAERFKFGTLVFLNGLGHMGIVADENGFYHASSSKGITYSPFKGYWSSRIVGFRKLKADAQTSN from the coding sequence ATGACATCGAGCCAGCCTATCAATCAGCCGACCGCTCAACCCGTAGAACGCGTTCGCCCGACGGTTTCGTCGCGACCGGTCCTCACGAACGAGGTCCGCGTTGTCCGCTCGGCCGATCCAGCATGGGAGCCGGTGGTTGAAAAAACAGCATCAACAGCGGCAACAAGCGTTGCGGCGATGGTCGCCGCCGGCAAAACCATGTATGGCATGCAGACGAGCGTCCGGTTGGACAATGCTATCAAAGCCCGCTACGGCATACCGTATCTCTATGGAGCTACAGGACCAAACCGGTACGACTGTTCGGGATTTGTGTGGGCTGCATTCAAGGATGCAGGCATCGATTTTACACGAACTTCAGCACGCAGTATGTGGGCCCAGTCGGAGCCGGTTGACGGGGCTGAACGGTTCAAGTTTGGCACGCTCGTATTTCTCAACGGGCTCGGCCACATGGGCATCGTCGCCGACGAGAACGGCTTCTACCATGCCTCATCGAGCAAGGGGATCACTTATTCGCCGTTCAAGGGTTACTGGTCGAGTCGTATCGTTGGTTTCCGCAAACTAAAGGCAGACGCTCAAACATCAAATTAG
- a CDS encoding hemolysin III family protein, whose product MIRLRQLSVEEVANTLTHGVGLVLSVAGFVFLTALGILHGDAWHIASSIVYGLSLVVLYAASTVYHWTISPERKSVLQIVDHCCIYLLIAGSYTPFLLVVLRESFGMALLVLLWCLALLGIAMKVIYRRRTARVAGMIMYLSMGWIGIVAMQPLYLALGLVPLVLVVAGGISYTLGTIFFGWHSLKHHHAIFHVFVLLGSIVHFIAIAGYVIG is encoded by the coding sequence ATGATCCGGCTGAGACAATTGAGTGTAGAGGAAGTAGCGAATACGCTGACCCATGGCGTCGGCCTTGTCCTGAGCGTCGCAGGATTCGTGTTCCTGACAGCGCTCGGGATCCTGCACGGTGACGCGTGGCACATTGCGAGTAGTATTGTTTACGGTTTGTCGCTAGTGGTGCTCTATGCGGCTTCGACGGTCTATCATTGGACGATTAGCCCCGAACGCAAGAGCGTACTTCAGATCGTCGATCATTGCTGTATCTACCTGCTTATTGCCGGCAGCTATACACCATTCCTGCTCGTTGTGTTGAGGGAGAGCTTTGGCATGGCCCTTCTCGTTTTACTCTGGTGCCTCGCCTTGCTCGGAATAGCAATGAAAGTCATCTACCGACGCCGTACTGCCCGTGTTGCCGGTATGATCATGTATCTGAGCATGGGTTGGATCGGCATCGTTGCCATGCAGCCGTTATATCTCGCCCTCGGACTTGTGCCGCTGGTTCTTGTCGTCGCGGGCGGCATCAGCTATACGCTCGGCACGATCTTTTTCGGCTGGCACAGTCTGAAACATCATCATGCGATATTCCACGTCTTTGTCCTGCTCGGGAGCATCGTCCATTTTATCGCCATCGCAGGTTACGTAATTGGCTGA
- a CDS encoding iron-sulfur cluster assembly accessory protein gives MSAVAAPSVELNVTEAASVEIKKFIEAEDDLPETAGLRVRVVPGGCSGFQYSLNVEEESRQGDFLVEQHGIKFFVDMFSAQYLNGVQIDYTSNVMGSGFTFENPNASGGCGCGTSFSA, from the coding sequence ATGTCAGCAGTTGCAGCACCGAGCGTAGAATTGAATGTCACCGAAGCAGCGTCGGTCGAGATCAAAAAGTTTATAGAGGCCGAGGACGACTTGCCGGAAACGGCGGGGCTTCGCGTGCGGGTCGTTCCGGGCGGCTGCTCGGGCTTTCAATATAGCCTCAACGTCGAGGAAGAGTCGCGACAGGGCGATTTTCTCGTCGAGCAGCACGGGATCAAATTCTTTGTCGATATGTTCTCGGCTCAGTACCTGAATGGCGTTCAGATAGACTACACCTCAAACGTGATGGGCTCGGGCTTCACGTTCGAAAACCCCAACGCAAGCGGCGGCTGCGGATGCGGTACGTCGTTCTCGGCGTAA
- a CDS encoding NAD(P)-binding domain-containing protein: protein MYDLIIIGAGPAGIAAASEAKKAGLDYVVIEKGLIGNTIYHYPVGLTVFSTTNELELETGGLVPAREKPTREELLSYYVRFVLDNELNVQTEETVLSVSPLLTRGLSQSMFSVVTDKTAYEASSVLFAIGAMDHPRRLNVPGEDLPHVFDHFRETYPWVKKKALIVGGGNSAGEAALFLAQEGADTILAIFRDDWENTDPKQGCIKYWVKEPLEEELKEHCLNLFFLGKVIEIREGEIELENEKGDRVVLENDVVFVLIGSDADLTMLKGLGVQTETGKYGEVPVYDPETFETNVAGIYVAGHFTNQRHIKGAIDAGRSAVAAICRNTAVAGQPIT from the coding sequence ATGTACGATCTGATCATCATTGGTGCCGGGCCCGCGGGGATCGCAGCGGCGTCTGAGGCTAAGAAGGCGGGCCTTGACTACGTCGTGATCGAAAAAGGCCTGATCGGGAACACGATCTATCACTATCCGGTCGGGCTGACGGTGTTTTCGACGACGAACGAACTTGAGCTTGAGACTGGTGGGCTCGTTCCGGCGCGGGAAAAGCCGACGCGAGAGGAGCTGCTTTCGTACTACGTTCGGTTTGTTTTGGATAACGAGCTGAACGTGCAGACCGAAGAAACGGTGTTGAGCGTATCGCCATTGCTCACGCGCGGGCTTTCGCAAAGTATGTTTAGCGTTGTGACCGACAAGACCGCGTATGAGGCTTCCTCCGTTCTGTTTGCGATCGGGGCGATGGACCATCCTCGCCGGTTGAATGTTCCGGGTGAGGACTTACCGCACGTTTTTGATCATTTTAGGGAAACCTATCCGTGGGTGAAAAAGAAGGCCCTGATCGTCGGCGGCGGTAATTCGGCGGGCGAGGCTGCGCTGTTTCTGGCTCAGGAGGGAGCCGACACGATCTTGGCGATCTTTCGGGACGACTGGGAAAACACCGATCCGAAGCAGGGTTGTATCAAGTATTGGGTCAAAGAGCCGCTTGAAGAGGAGCTAAAGGAGCATTGTCTCAACCTCTTTTTTCTTGGCAAGGTGATCGAGATACGCGAGGGCGAGATCGAGCTTGAGAATGAAAAGGGCGACCGCGTGGTGTTGGAGAATGACGTCGTTTTTGTGCTGATCGGTTCAGATGCCGACCTGACGATGCTCAAGGGCCTTGGCGTTCAAACCGAAACCGGCAAGTATGGCGAGGTACCGGTCTATGATCCTGAGACGTTCGAGACCAACGTGGCGGGAATATACGTTGCGGGTCATTTTACGAACCAGCGTCACATCAAGGGAGCGATCGACGCAGGCAGGAGCGCTGTTGCCGCAATATGCCGGAATACGGCGGTGGCCGGTCAGCCAATTACGTAA
- a CDS encoding NAD-dependent malic enzyme: protein MPNTPTPNASYSLTLRVRIENQPGKLGEITTAIGNAGGDIEGIDIVSVGKDFLIRDITVNAASETHDKEIVSAIEDIDGVEVVNVSDRTFLMHLGGKIEIVSKMPLKTRSDLSMAYTPGVARICEAIHKDREKRFNLTIKKNTVAVVSDGTAVLGLGDIGPAAAMPVMEGKCQLFKEFGGVDAFPICLNTKDPHEIVQTIRNISVAFGGINLEDISAPRCFEIEERLKEELNIPVFHDDQHGTAVVVLAALINALKIVGKRMDDVKVVVNGIGAAGVACSKIVMAAGVKNIIGCDTTGAIYDGRKENMNWVKDWYARNTNPDKEQGTVHEVIKGADVFFGLSAPGLLTPADLDTMAKDPIVFAMANPVPEIMPEDAEGHVAVMATGRSDYPNQINNVLCFPGIFRGALNCRAAQINGPMKLAAANAIAETISDEELHPDYIIPSVFDRRVAEAVASRVEDAAYISGVARRDRTNADISFEASMA, encoded by the coding sequence ATGCCCAATACTCCAACACCGAACGCGAGCTATAGCCTCACATTACGCGTTCGCATCGAAAACCAGCCCGGCAAGCTCGGCGAGATCACGACTGCCATCGGAAACGCAGGAGGCGACATCGAGGGCATCGATATTGTCAGCGTCGGCAAGGATTTTCTGATCCGCGATATCACCGTGAACGCGGCCAGCGAAACCCATGACAAAGAGATAGTTTCGGCGATCGAGGATATCGACGGCGTTGAGGTTGTCAACGTCTCGGACCGCACATTTCTCATGCACCTCGGCGGTAAGATCGAGATCGTCTCAAAGATGCCGCTAAAGACACGCAGCGACCTGTCAATGGCATATACGCCGGGCGTCGCAAGAATATGCGAGGCGATACACAAGGACCGCGAAAAGCGCTTTAATCTTACGATCAAGAAGAACACGGTCGCGGTCGTCTCGGACGGAACGGCTGTGCTCGGGCTTGGCGATATCGGCCCGGCCGCGGCCATGCCTGTAATGGAGGGTAAGTGCCAGCTCTTCAAGGAATTCGGCGGCGTCGATGCGTTCCCGATCTGTCTCAATACAAAAGATCCGCACGAGATCGTTCAGACGATCCGCAATATTTCCGTGGCCTTTGGCGGGATCAATCTCGAGGACATATCAGCACCGAGGTGCTTCGAGATCGAAGAGCGACTCAAGGAAGAACTCAATATTCCGGTCTTTCACGACGACCAGCACGGCACTGCCGTGGTCGTCCTTGCCGCATTGATCAACGCACTAAAGATCGTCGGCAAACGGATGGATGACGTAAAGGTCGTCGTCAACGGCATCGGTGCTGCGGGCGTCGCATGCTCAAAGATCGTCATGGCCGCCGGCGTCAAGAACATTATCGGCTGTGATACGACGGGAGCCATTTACGACGGCCGCAAAGAGAATATGAATTGGGTCAAAGATTGGTATGCCCGCAACACCAACCCTGACAAGGAGCAGGGCACTGTCCACGAGGTCATCAAAGGTGCTGATGTGTTCTTCGGCCTGTCGGCCCCCGGGCTGCTGACACCCGCCGACCTGGACACGATGGCAAAGGACCCGATCGTCTTTGCGATGGCCAATCCTGTGCCCGAGATCATGCCCGAGGATGCCGAAGGCCACGTCGCCGTAATGGCCACGGGCCGCAGCGATTATCCTAATCAGATCAATAATGTCTTGTGTTTCCCGGGCATCTTTCGCGGAGCACTGAATTGCCGGGCGGCACAGATCAACGGCCCGATGAAGCTCGCCGCGGCCAATGCGATCGCGGAAACGATCTCTGACGAGGAGCTTCATCCGGACTATATCATCCCGTCGGTCTTTGACCGCCGCGTGGCAGAGGCCGTGGCGAGCCGCGTAGAGGATGCCGCATACATATCCGGCGTCGCACGTCGTGACAGGACGAACGCGGATATATCGTTTGAGGCATCGATGGCCTGA
- a CDS encoding transcription elongation factor GreA — protein MEEIKKKLQAELDELEQELHFKLPKAIQHAREFGDLSENAEYKAAKERQTFVQARISLLHQRMSEVDSIDLTKIPTDRIAYGSEVVLYDLDKEEKVTYRLVTSEESDPDAGAISTVSPIGQALMGKDEGDEIKVKTPTGWRNFEITRVTTIHEQE, from the coding sequence ATGGAAGAGATAAAAAAGAAGCTGCAGGCAGAACTTGACGAACTTGAGCAGGAACTCCATTTCAAACTGCCGAAAGCCATTCAGCACGCGCGCGAGTTTGGCGACCTGAGCGAAAATGCAGAGTACAAGGCCGCCAAAGAGCGGCAGACATTTGTGCAGGCACGTATCAGTTTGCTCCATCAGCGCATGTCAGAGGTCGATTCGATCGACCTGACAAAGATACCGACCGATAGGATCGCGTATGGATCTGAGGTTGTGCTCTACGACCTCGATAAGGAAGAAAAGGTCACATACCGGCTGGTCACATCCGAGGAATCAGATCCGGACGCAGGCGCTATATCGACCGTTTCACCTATCGGCCAAGCCCTGATGGGCAAGGATGAGGGCGACGAGATCAAAGTAAAAACGCCGACGGGCTGGCGAAATTTTGAGATCACGCGTGTTACGACGATACATGAGCAGGAGTGA
- a CDS encoding 6-phosphofructokinase → MYKQIGILTGGGDAPGLNAAIRACVRTAVGEFGMTCIGIEDSFEGILGETHTVKLTTRSVSGILPRGGTILGTRNRGSFVKMVDGKPAYAELPLGEALANLDILGIEALIAIGGEGTLAIAEQFHKRGFPVIGVPKTIDNDLAATELTFGFMTAIDIATEALDRLHTTAASHDRVMVLEVMGRNTGWIALNAGLAGSADVILIPEIPYSFDAIVRKVEAREAAGSRFTNIVVAEGAVELGKSEIYQDSEAIRLGGIGVYVSRRLEELTGKESRCVVLGHLQRGGSPNAFDRMLGTNFGACAVRALASGETGKMVALQAGTIVNVPLSEACANIKTVPVDGQLVRTARDVGISFAAPRDTKLGDEAAFEARTNGS, encoded by the coding sequence ATGTATAAACAGATCGGGATCCTGACGGGCGGTGGTGATGCGCCGGGCTTGAATGCGGCGATACGCGCCTGTGTCAGGACGGCGGTGGGCGAATTTGGGATGACGTGCATCGGTATCGAGGACAGCTTTGAGGGCATCCTCGGTGAGACGCACACGGTAAAGCTGACGACGCGGTCGGTCAGCGGCATCTTGCCGCGCGGCGGAACGATCCTGGGTACACGGAATCGTGGCAGTTTCGTAAAAATGGTGGACGGCAAACCTGCCTATGCCGAATTGCCGCTGGGTGAGGCGCTCGCCAATCTCGACATCCTCGGGATAGAGGCACTGATCGCCATTGGCGGTGAGGGGACGCTTGCCATTGCCGAGCAATTCCATAAACGCGGCTTTCCGGTCATCGGTGTGCCGAAAACGATCGACAATGACCTTGCGGCAACGGAGTTGACGTTCGGATTCATGACCGCGATCGATATCGCGACCGAAGCCCTCGATCGCCTCCACACTACGGCCGCGTCGCACGACCGCGTAATGGTGCTTGAGGTCATGGGCCGGAATACCGGATGGATCGCGCTCAATGCCGGGCTCGCCGGCAGCGCTGATGTCATACTGATACCTGAGATACCATATTCATTCGATGCGATCGTCAGAAAGGTCGAGGCCCGCGAGGCCGCGGGATCGCGTTTTACAAATATCGTGGTCGCCGAGGGTGCTGTGGAACTTGGAAAGTCGGAGATCTATCAGGATTCCGAGGCGATCCGGCTGGGCGGGATCGGCGTCTATGTCAGCCGGCGGCTGGAGGAATTGACGGGCAAGGAATCAAGGTGCGTTGTGCTCGGCCACCTGCAGAGGGGCGGCAGCCCGAATGCTTTTGATCGAATGTTGGGCACGAACTTCGGTGCATGCGCCGTGCGGGCGCTGGCAAGCGGCGAGACGGGCAAGATGGTGGCCCTGCAAGCCGGGACGATAGTGAACGTACCGCTTAGCGAAGCTTGTGCGAATATCAAGACTGTCCCGGTTGATGGCCAGCTCGTGCGGACGGCGCGCGACGTCGGTATTTCATTTGCCGCACCTCGTGACACGAAGCTGGGCGACGAAGCGGCCTTTGAAGCGCGGACCAACGGTTCATAA